In Silene latifolia isolate original U9 population chromosome 3, ASM4854445v1, whole genome shotgun sequence, a single window of DNA contains:
- the LOC141648103 gene encoding zinc finger BED domain-containing protein DAYSLEEPER-like, whose translation MNGIIEEALMLTDGNIVEQNNIVTLEEKSNKRRRKKSEVWQYFTTQPISEDCTRACCNKCNRSFVYINGKKQSGTSHLRRHIISGACASKQVDQGTGRLFPSTPSSQNAAITAPPRKRCRATPGSVTAALDQEHCVNELARMIIQHEYPTNMVEQPGFIDFARSLHPQFTMASFNSIQSEIVIVYRREKRSLANMLAEIPSRVSLTLDIWSTDQTVGYAMLSGHFIDADWKLQRRVLNFLVVPFPESDVAFNHAIATCLSEWKLDSKLFALTLDQSFANEAAVGNIRSLLSINNPLTLNGQFLMHHCYARVISRLAQEALSTMSEVVGKVRDSVKYVKSSESREGKFNKLREKLQVPCKENLVLDNQAKWDSTYRMLSTACGLKEVFSCLDTSDANYNIAPVANDWKRIDTLCAYLKLFFDAANTLTAETYPAAHTFFHEIYKIQFELMHGAFSENHSISDLVRPLYEKFDIYWRDCRVVLAMAVVMDPRYKLKLVKFTLSKLYGEDDGDIWARTIDESIHDLYLEYVAQTLPLPWIHTEQGYDEFIKAESLEDEVGPPSDVGISDFDVYISDFSSNSETSELNQYLEEDLLPRDELDVIDWWKFKRIQYPTLSKMAADLLSIPFSTVHRDSVFDTQTRKLDSHQCSLRPGTLEAMVCAKDWLQFGTDQGSDMVGITITPLAVKKEE comes from the coding sequence ATGAATGGTATAATTGAAGAAGCCCTCATGCTAACGGATGGCAATATTGTAGAACAAAATAATATAGTGACTCTTGAAGAAAAGTCGAATAAACGCAGGAGAAAGAAGTCTGAAGTTTGGCAATACTTCACTACTCAACCCATAAGTGAAGATTGTACCCGAGCTTGCTGTAATAAGTGCAATAGGTCATTTGTGTACATAAATGGGAAAAAGCAATCAGGAACTAGTCACCTCAGGCGACACATTATTAGTGGTGCCTGCGCTTCCAAACAGGTTGACCAGGGGACAGGCCGACTTTTTCCTTCCACGCCTAGCTCTCAAAATGCTGCAATTACAGCACCACCACGAAAACGATGCCGCGCAACCCCGGGATCAGTGACAGCTGCATTAGATCAGGAACATTGTGTTAATGAGCTAGCCAGAATGATCATACAGCATGAGTACCCAACAAATATGGTTGAACAGCCGGGTTTCATTGACTTTGCTCGGAGTCTTCACCCCCAGTTTACTATGGCTAGCTTTAACTCGATTCAGAGTGAGATTGTGATCGTTTATAGGAGAGAGAAACGTTCGCTCGCTAATATGCTTGCTGAAATCCCCAGCAGGGTCAGCCTTACTCTGGATATTTGGTCAACAGACCAAACTGTGGGTTATGCCATGTTGAGTGGTCATTTTATTGACGCTGATTGGAAGTTGCAACGCCGTGTCCTCAACTTCCTCGTGGTGCCTTTTCCGGAATCGGATGTTGCTTTTAATCATGCTATTGCTACTTGTCTGTCAGAGTGGAAACTCGATAGCAAACTGTTTGCACTTACTCTTGATCAATCTTTTGCAAATGAAGCTGCTGTGGGAAACATTAGAAGCCTGCTTTCGATAAATAATCCTCTCACGCTTAATGGCCAATTTTTAATGCATCATTGCTATGCTCGTGTTATTAGCCGTCTTGCACAGGAAGCCCTATCAACAATGAGTGAAGTCGTTGGTAAAGTTCGTGACAGTGTGAAGTATGTAAAATCTTCCGAGTCTCGAGAAGGGAAATTTAATAAGCTCAGGGAGAAACTTCAAGTTCCTTGTAAAGAGAACTTGGTCCTTGATAACCAAGCGAAATGGGACTCTACTTATCGTATGCTATCAACAGCTTGTGGGTTAAAGGAAGTATTTAGTTGCCTGGATACTTCCGATGCTAATTACAACATTGCCCCCGTGGCGAATGACTGGAAGCGTATAGACACGCTTTGTGCCTATCTGAAGCTTTTCTTTGATGCTGCTAATACCCTAACGGCTGAAACCTACCCTGCCGCCCATACCTTTTTCCATGAAATTTATAAGATTCAATTTGAGTTGATGCATGGAGCATTCAGTGAGAATCACAGTATTAGTGACTTAGTCAGACCTTTGTATGAAAAGTTCGACATATATTGGAGGGATTGTCGTGTGGTTTTGGCAATGGCGGTAGTCATGGACCCACGATACAAGTTGAAACTTGTGAAGTTCACATTAAGTAAGCTGTACGGTGAGGACGATGGTGACATATGGGCAAGGACTATTGATGAAAGTATACATGATTTATACCTTGAATATGTTGCTCAGACTTTACCTTTGCCATGGATTCACACGGAACAAGGATATGACGAGTTTATTAAAGCCGAATCCCTTGAAGATGAAGTAGGTCCACCTTCAGATGTCGGGATCTCAGATTTCGATGTGTATATTTCTGATTTTTCTAGTAACAGTGAAACGTCCGAACTTAATCAGTATTTGGAAGAGGATCTTTTGCCGAGAGATGAACTTGACGTCATTGATTGGTGGAAATTCAAGAGAATCCAATACCCAACTCTTTCTAAGATGGCAGCCGACTTACTGTCGATACCATTTAGTACCGTGCATCGGGATTCCGTGTTTGATACACAAACCAGAAAGTTGGATAGTCACCAGTGTTCTTTACGGCCTGGAACTTTAGAGGCCATGGTCTGTGCGAAAGACTGGTTGCAGTTCGGAACAGATCAGGGTTCCGACATGGTAGGTATTACGATTACACCATTAGCTGTAAAGAAAGAAGAATAA
- the LOC141648102 gene encoding signal recognition particle subunit SRP54 2: MVLAELGGSITRALQQMSNATIIDEKVLNECLNEITRALLQSDVQFKLVRDMTTNIKKIVNLDDLAAGHNKRRIIQQAVFSELCKILDAGKPSFVPKKGKTSVVMFVGLQGSGKTTTCTKYAHYHQKKGWKPALICADTFRAGAFDQLKQNATKAKIPFYGSYMDSDPVTIAVEGLEKFKKENYDLVIIDTSGRHKQEAALFEEMRQVAEATKPDLVIFVMDSSIGQSAFEQAQAFKQSVAVGAVIITKMDGHAKGGGVLSAVAATKSPVIFIGTGEHMDEFEVFDVKPFVSRLLGMGDWSGFMDKIQEVVPMDQQPELLQKLSEGHFTLRIMYEQFQNILKMGPIGQVFSMLPGFSAELMPKGQEKESQSKIKRYMTIMDSMTNEELDSSNPKLMNESRIMRIARGSGRHVREVGDMLEEFKRLAKIWSKMKGLKIPKKGDMSALSRNMNAQHMQKILPPQMMKQIGGMGGLQNLMKQMGNMGSAKDMMGMFGGADK, encoded by the exons ATGGTGTTAGCAGAATTAGGGGGGAGCATCACGCGTGCTCTCCAGCAGATGAGCAATGCTACAATAATCGATGAGAAAGTTTTGAATGAATGCCTTAATGAGATCACTCGCGCCTTGTTACAATCCGATGTTCAATTCAAGCTTGTTCGCGATATGACTACTAATATTAAGAAGATCGTTAATCTTGATGATCTTGCTGCTGGTCATAATAAACGCCGTATTATTCAGCAG GCTGTCTTCAGTGAGCTGTGTAAGATTTTGGATGCTGGGAAGCCATCTTttgtcccaaagaaggggaaaaCAAGCGTTGTTATGTTTGTTGGTTTACAAG GTTCTGGAAAGACAACAACTTGTACAAAGTATGCACATTATCATCAGAAAAAGGGTTGGAAACCAGCTCTTATTTGTGCTGATACTTTTAGAGCTGGTGCTTTTGATCAGTTGAAGCAGAATGCGACCAAAGCAAAAATTCCATTTTATGGAAG TTATATGGATTCAGACCCCGTGACGATTGCTGTCGAAGGTCTAGAAAAGTTTAAAAAAGAAAATTATGATCTTGTCATTATTGATACAAGTGGACGTCACAAGCAAGAAGCAGCTCTGTTTGAAGAAATGCGACAAGTTGCTGAGGCAACG AAACCAGATCTTGTCATATTCGTCATGGATAGTAGCATTGGTCAGTCTGCATTTGAGCAAGCTCAAGCATTTAAGCAAAGTGTCGCTGTTGGTGCTGTTATTATTACAAAAATGGATGGTCATGCAAAGGGAGGAGGTGTTCTTAGTGC CGTGGCCGCAACCAAGAGTCCTGTGATATTCATAGGAACAGGAGAACATATGGATGAATTTGAAGTTTTTGATGTCAAGCCATTTGTTAGCCGCCTTTTGG GTATGGGTGATTGGTCCGGGTTTATGGACAAGATCCAAGAAGTTGTTCCCATGGACCAGCAACCTGAACTTTTACAAAAGCTGTCTGAGGGGCATTTTACTCTCAGAATCATGTATGAGCAATTTCAGAATATACTTAAGATGGGCCCTATCGGTCAG GTATTTTCAATGTTGCCTGGTTTCAGTGCTGAGCTAATGCCCAAAGGTCAGGAGAAGGAAAGCCAGTCAAAGATTAAGCGATATATGACGATAATGGACTCAATGACAAATGAAG AGTTGGACAGTTCGAATCCAAAGCTTATGAACGAGTCACGAATCATGCGTATTGCCCGTGGTTCAGGCCGTCATGTTAGAGAAGTTGGGGACATGTTAGAAGAGTTCAAACGACTTGCCAAGATATGGAGCAAGATGAAGGGACTTAAGATCCCTAAGAAGGGAGATATGAGTGCATTATCTAGAAATATGAATGCACAACACATGCAAAAGAtcttgccaccccaaatgatgaagCAAATTGGAGGCATGGGTGGCTTACAAAACTTAATGAAACAAATGGGTAACATGGGTTCGGCTAAGGACATGATGGGTATGTTTGGAGGCGCGGACAAGTAA